In Candidatus Promineifilum breve, one genomic interval encodes:
- a CDS encoding 50S ribosomal protein L25 gives MSDRIVIEAEAREITGKQVAQLRREGWIPGVIYGRQTTQSVQMEQKALRRALRAVGTTHLTDVTVNGRTHTVLVREIQQHATRGDIVHVDFLEVDMKVKLRTEAELVSVGQAVPEAEGLGVATLMLREVEIECLPDNLVSEIDVDLSTIRTPDDVIHVKDLVLPRGVEILTDPDQVVARFEYAASEEEEMAGEEGAGADAVEVITKGKKDEEEF, from the coding sequence ATGAGTGATAGAATCGTAATCGAAGCAGAAGCGCGCGAAATCACGGGCAAGCAGGTGGCACAGTTGCGGCGCGAGGGGTGGATCCCCGGCGTCATCTACGGCCGCCAGACTACCCAAAGTGTGCAGATGGAGCAGAAGGCGCTCCGGCGCGCCCTGCGCGCCGTGGGCACGACCCATCTGACCGACGTCACCGTCAACGGCCGCACCCACACCGTGCTGGTGCGCGAGATTCAGCAGCACGCCACCCGCGGCGACATCGTCCACGTCGATTTCCTCGAAGTGGACATGAAGGTGAAGCTGCGCACCGAAGCTGAACTGGTGAGTGTCGGCCAGGCTGTGCCCGAGGCCGAGGGCCTGGGCGTCGCCACCCTGATGCTGCGCGAGGTGGAGATCGAGTGCTTGCCCGATAACCTCGTGTCGGAGATCGACGTCGACCTGAGCACCATTCGCACGCCGGATGACGTGATCCACGTCAAGGACCTGGTGCTGCCGCGCGGTGTGGAAATCCTGACCGACCCCGATCAGGTCGTGGCTCGCTTCGAGTATGCCGCTTCCGAGGAAGAAGAAATGGCCGGCGAAGAGGGCGCGGGGGCCGACGCGGTGGAAGTCATCACCAAGGGCAAGAAGGACGAAGAGGAATTCTAA
- a CDS encoding DUF2267 domain-containing protein, with amino-acid sequence MSNQTITKDTFYRTIMQDGNLRTPEHASRLTFAVLHTLGFNLSGGTKRELAQALPDEPARYLTRGWRLINIRHGNLTLDQFAKDVARHNGNTDPHNAQRATAVVFRQMKTLIDDDLVRAVARDLSPEVRALWNAA; translated from the coding sequence ATGAGCAACCAGACGATTACCAAAGACACCTTCTACCGTACCATCATGCAGGACGGCAATCTGCGGACGCCCGAACACGCCTCGCGCCTGACCTTTGCCGTGCTCCACACGTTGGGGTTCAACCTGAGCGGCGGCACCAAGCGCGAATTGGCCCAGGCCCTGCCCGATGAGCCGGCCCGCTATCTGACCCGCGGCTGGCGCTTGATCAACATCCGCCACGGCAATCTGACGTTGGATCAATTCGCCAAGGATGTGGCCCGCCACAACGGCAACACCGACCCCCACAACGCCCAACGGGCGACGGCGGTCGTGTTCCGGCAGATGAAGACGCTGATCGATGACGATCTGGTTCGCGCCGTGGCCCGCGATCTCAGCCCGGAAGTCCGCGCGCTGTGGAACGCGGCCTAA
- a CDS encoding G5 domain-containing protein, with the protein MNQLNCARVWSAVWAALLGACLMAGVACAPLALSVVPTPTAAPASHSVTIIADGETVRLTTAATTVSAALAEAGIALNPADEIDPPGATALPSAAPGGETTITIVRVTETLETIPETIPFERRIVRTADMSPDDPPRIVQAGAPGLREVSLRIVYRDGLEAERWPTEVTIIEPPIHEIMMIGVGSDAAAMPLSGRLAYIDDGRAILLEGATDAPRQLAIDGALDGRVFQLSPAGDYLLYTIARESTAGGFSNELQVIATADAALPQPLQIENVLWAGWDPAAASPRIAYTTARSTTQPPGWEANNDLWLLALPAAGTQAAPVRLVETYPATFGWWGGDYAWSPDGTRLAYALADEIGLLAMPAAEDLAVPEATTPAEPARTVLHTFTAYDSGGDWAWLPGLSWSADGRFLAFTAYVADSDRFDLRLIDTTTGEETPIIEDVGIWSAAAWSPPAAAAVQLATLRALDPGADESAGYALWLADPQGDNAQRLFPPAGESGDFARAATYLAWGPDGDTLAFIFDDALHVLDLIGGEVFRAGLDDTTSSRPTWSPYGAANLPTTTP; encoded by the coding sequence TTGAACCAGCTTAATTGCGCGCGGGTGTGGTCGGCGGTCTGGGCCGCGCTGTTGGGCGCGTGCCTGATGGCCGGGGTGGCCTGCGCGCCCCTCGCGCTGTCGGTCGTGCCCACGCCTACGGCCGCCCCGGCCTCGCACTCGGTCACGATCATCGCCGACGGCGAAACGGTGCGCCTGACCACGGCGGCGACCACGGTCAGCGCCGCGCTGGCCGAGGCCGGTATTGCCCTGAACCCGGCCGACGAGATCGATCCGCCGGGCGCTACGGCCCTGCCCTCGGCTGCTCCGGGCGGCGAAACGACCATCACCATCGTCCGCGTCACCGAGACCCTGGAGACAATCCCCGAAACCATCCCGTTCGAGCGCCGTATCGTGCGCACGGCCGACATGTCGCCCGACGACCCGCCGCGTATCGTGCAGGCGGGCGCGCCGGGCCTGCGCGAGGTCAGCCTGCGCATCGTCTATCGTGACGGGCTGGAAGCGGAACGGTGGCCGACCGAGGTGACCATCATCGAGCCGCCCATCCACGAGATCATGATGATCGGTGTCGGGTCAGACGCGGCGGCCATGCCCCTCAGCGGCCGGCTGGCCTACATCGACGACGGCCGGGCCATCCTGCTGGAAGGGGCCACCGACGCGCCGCGCCAACTGGCGATCGACGGCGCGCTCGACGGCCGCGTCTTCCAGCTATCGCCCGCCGGCGACTATCTCCTCTACACGATTGCCCGCGAGAGCACGGCCGGTGGTTTTAGCAACGAGCTACAGGTGATCGCCACGGCCGATGCGGCCCTGCCCCAACCGTTGCAGATCGAAAATGTGTTGTGGGCCGGGTGGGATCCCGCCGCCGCGTCGCCGCGCATCGCCTACACCACGGCCCGCTCCACCACCCAGCCGCCGGGCTGGGAAGCCAACAATGACCTGTGGCTGCTGGCCTTACCGGCCGCCGGTACACAGGCCGCGCCGGTGCGCCTCGTCGAGACCTACCCGGCGACTTTCGGCTGGTGGGGCGGCGACTATGCCTGGTCGCCCGACGGCACGCGGCTGGCCTATGCGTTGGCCGACGAGATCGGCCTGTTGGCAATGCCCGCCGCCGAAGACCTCGCCGTCCCGGAGGCCACCACCCCGGCCGAACCGGCCCGGACCGTGCTGCACACCTTCACCGCCTACGACAGCGGCGGCGATTGGGCCTGGTTGCCGGGCCTCAGCTGGTCGGCCGACGGGCGCTTCCTGGCCTTCACCGCTTATGTGGCCGATAGCGACCGCTTCGACCTGCGCCTGATCGACACAACGACCGGCGAGGAAACACCCATCATCGAAGATGTGGGCATTTGGTCGGCCGCCGCGTGGTCGCCGCCGGCCGCCGCCGCCGTCCAACTGGCAACGCTGCGGGCACTTGACCCCGGCGCGGACGAAAGCGCCGGTTACGCCCTCTGGTTAGCTGATCCCCAAGGCGACAATGCCCAGCGCCTCTTTCCGCCGGCAGGCGAATCAGGCGATTTCGCGCGCGCCGCGACCTATCTGGCCTGGGGGCCGGACGGCGACACGCTGGCTTTCATCTTCGACGACGCGCTCCACGTCCTCGATCTCATCGGCGGCGAGGTCTTCCGCGCCGGCCTCGACGATACGACCAGCAGCCGCCCCACGTGGTCGCCCTATGGCGCGGCCAACCTGCCGACCACGACGCCATGA
- a CDS encoding O-antigen ligase family protein — MVALWRGQPADHDAMIPSDSGTTRHNTFASAAKWRAISLICLAVAALALLASGALAARDAYLTRGIPNGLPEPIPQGGARLGVNVALERYDDELPAVLAEIGRNRVTYVKQSFYFSEAFDWAAADRLIDATTAAGLTLVPLLDGDPATGFAPPAPAAYAAWAGAFAGRYGDNLSHYIIWDEPNLAGHWGGNGVNPSDYAALLSAAAAAIRAADPDAVIVAGPLAPTTETGPQNMAEPLFLAALYEAGAAAAFDVVAAKPYGFDDGPEDRTVDIDHLNFSRPILLREVMLAHGDGHKAIWAGNWGWNSLPPGWTGQPSIWGQTTEAGQAERSVAALERARREWPWMGLMFLENWEPGGASDDPRWGFSIAGRPTADALAAYVAAQPPDVAMPGFRPAEPADPAQQFSGAWEFSPEFGADIGQSGDTARFNFWGTAVGVRVRRADFRARLYATVDGQPANALPRDENGAMLILTAPNPAEDVIAMEVIARDLPPGPHVLELTAARGWDQWALNGFSAGYRPEGVARPWPRPALGVLALASLVAAWWAGRRAAWGAAGRSLARAYERLSDRAQLGLTALAAALAGLTGWLTWGQDALGLYRRLGDGGQLAATAAAATVFYVTPSFILFSLALLALFVLLVMRPAWGLALIALTIPFYVPPLPKAILGYRFSPVEIFTWVTAAAWLARSALDAGLPPRRWALARPRLARADVAVLAFTLIATLSLLFTERRDVALSEWRVVILEPVLFYLLLRASRPSAKEWWVILDAFVLSGLLVAGYGLWQYATGQNLITAEGGLMRLRSIYGSPNNVALYLDRLLPLLLAMALLGKQAIHGRRRLIYTVALLPIGLTILLTFSKGALFLGVPAAVVVVFWVWQRRAGRRAWPWVVAAALAGLAAIIIAGRIPALAARLDLFGTTGVFRLNLWRAAVNMIRDHPWFGVGLDNFLYAYRGRYILDAAWQEPNLSHPHNVILDFATRLGLLGLVAGGWLIWEAGRATLGAIRRADATWLPVAAGIGGLLAAMLAHGLVDHSFFLVDLAFVFFLALGAAVWLGEPTAVSRAEFAPPER; from the coding sequence GTGGTCGCCCTATGGCGCGGCCAACCTGCCGACCACGACGCCATGATTCCCAGCGATTCCGGCACGACTAGACATAATACTTTCGCTTCGGCCGCGAAGTGGCGAGCGATCAGCCTCATTTGTCTCGCGGTGGCGGCGCTGGCCCTGCTCGCCAGCGGCGCGTTGGCGGCCCGTGACGCCTACCTGACGCGCGGTATCCCCAACGGCCTGCCTGAACCCATCCCCCAAGGCGGCGCGCGGCTGGGGGTCAACGTGGCTCTGGAGCGGTATGACGACGAATTGCCCGCCGTTCTGGCAGAGATAGGCCGCAACCGCGTTACTTATGTCAAGCAATCATTCTACTTTAGTGAGGCCTTCGACTGGGCCGCCGCCGACCGCCTGATCGACGCGACCACGGCCGCCGGTCTCACGCTCGTCCCGCTGCTCGACGGCGACCCGGCGACCGGCTTCGCGCCGCCTGCCCCCGCCGCCTATGCCGCCTGGGCCGGTGCATTTGCCGGCCGTTATGGCGACAACCTGAGCCACTACATCATCTGGGATGAGCCGAATCTGGCCGGTCATTGGGGCGGCAACGGGGTGAACCCCAGCGACTATGCCGCCCTGCTGTCGGCCGCCGCCGCCGCCATTCGCGCCGCCGACCCCGACGCCGTCATCGTCGCCGGGCCGTTGGCCCCCACGACCGAGACCGGGCCACAAAATATGGCCGAGCCGCTCTTCCTGGCCGCGCTCTACGAGGCGGGCGCGGCGGCGGCCTTCGACGTAGTAGCCGCCAAGCCCTATGGCTTTGACGATGGCCCGGAAGATCGGACGGTGGACATCGATCATCTTAACTTCAGCCGCCCCATCCTGTTGCGCGAGGTGATGCTGGCCCACGGCGACGGCCATAAGGCCATCTGGGCCGGCAACTGGGGCTGGAATAGCCTGCCGCCGGGCTGGACGGGACAGCCATCGATCTGGGGCCAGACAACCGAGGCGGGACAGGCCGAGCGCAGCGTGGCCGCCCTGGAGCGCGCCCGCCGCGAATGGCCGTGGATGGGCCTCATGTTTCTGGAGAATTGGGAGCCGGGCGGCGCATCCGATGACCCGCGCTGGGGCTTCAGCATCGCCGGGCGGCCCACGGCCGACGCGCTGGCCGCCTACGTTGCCGCGCAGCCGCCCGACGTCGCCATGCCCGGCTTCCGCCCGGCCGAGCCGGCCGACCCCGCGCAGCAATTCAGCGGCGCGTGGGAATTCTCGCCCGAATTCGGGGCCGACATCGGCCAATCGGGCGACACGGCGCGCTTCAACTTCTGGGGAACCGCCGTCGGGGTGCGCGTGCGTCGTGCCGACTTCCGCGCCCGGCTCTATGCCACGGTGGACGGCCAACCGGCCAACGCCCTGCCGCGTGACGAGAACGGGGCCATGCTCATCCTGACCGCGCCCAACCCGGCCGAGGACGTGATAGCAATGGAAGTCATCGCCCGCGATCTGCCGCCCGGCCCTCACGTGCTGGAGTTGACCGCGGCGCGGGGCTGGGATCAGTGGGCGCTCAATGGCTTCAGCGCCGGCTACCGGCCGGAGGGGGTCGCGCGGCCTTGGCCCAGGCCGGCCCTGGGCGTTTTGGCGTTGGCCTCTCTTGTCGCGGCATGGTGGGCGGGGCGGCGGGCGGCGTGGGGCGCGGCCGGTCGCTCGTTGGCTCGCGCCTACGAGCGGCTCAGCGACCGGGCGCAACTGGGCCTGACCGCGCTGGCCGCCGCCCTGGCCGGGCTGACCGGCTGGCTCACCTGGGGTCAGGACGCCTTGGGCCTCTACCGGCGGCTGGGCGACGGCGGGCAACTGGCGGCCACGGCCGCGGCGGCCACTGTTTTCTACGTTACACCCTCCTTCATCCTGTTCTCGCTGGCCCTGCTGGCCCTGTTTGTGCTACTGGTCATGCGTCCGGCCTGGGGTCTGGCCCTCATCGCCCTGACCATCCCCTTCTACGTGCCGCCGCTGCCCAAGGCGATCCTCGGCTACCGCTTTTCGCCGGTGGAGATATTCACCTGGGTCACGGCCGCCGCCTGGCTGGCCCGTTCCGCGCTGGATGCCGGGCTGCCTCCCCGCCGGTGGGCGTTGGCCCGGCCACGGCTGGCAAGGGCCGATGTTGCCGTGCTGGCTTTCACGCTGATCGCCACACTCTCCCTGCTCTTCACCGAACGGCGCGACGTGGCCCTGAGCGAATGGCGCGTGGTCATCCTGGAACCCGTCCTCTTCTACCTGTTGCTGCGGGCCAGCCGGCCCAGCGCCAAAGAGTGGTGGGTCATCCTCGACGCCTTCGTCCTCAGCGGGCTGCTCGTGGCCGGCTACGGCCTGTGGCAATACGCCACCGGCCAGAACCTGATCACGGCCGAGGGCGGCCTGATGCGCCTGCGCTCGATCTACGGTTCGCCCAACAACGTGGCCCTCTACCTCGACCGCTTGCTGCCGCTGCTGCTGGCGATGGCGCTGCTGGGCAAGCAGGCCATCCACGGCCGCCGCCGACTCATCTATACGGTGGCGCTGCTGCCCATCGGTCTGACCATCCTCCTGACCTTCAGCAAGGGGGCGCTCTTCCTGGGCGTTCCGGCGGCGGTGGTCGTGGTGTTCTGGGTCTGGCAACGGCGGGCCGGGCGGCGCGCCTGGCCGTGGGTGGTCGCCGCGGCGCTGGCCGGGCTGGCCGCCATCATCATCGCCGGGCGCATCCCAGCCCTGGCCGCCCGCCTCGATCTGTTCGGCACGACCGGCGTCTTTCGTCTCAACCTGTGGCGCGCGGCGGTCAACATGATCCGGGATCATCCCTGGTTCGGCGTCGGGCTGGACAACTTCCTCTACGCCTATCGCGGCCGTTACATCCTCGATGCCGCCTGGCAGGAGCCGAACCTCAGCCACCCGCATAACGTCATCCTCGATTTCGCCACGCGCCTGGGGCTGCTGGGATTAGTGGCCGGGGGCTGGCTGATCTGGGAAGCGGGCCGGGCCACCCTGGGGGCTATTCGTCGCGCCGACGCGACGTGGTTGCCGGTGGCGGCGGGCATCGGCGGGCTGCTGGCGGCCATGTTGGCCCACGGCCTGGTCGACCATAGCTTTTTCCTGGTCGATCTGGCGTTTGTTTTCTTCCTGGCCTTGGGCGCGGCCGTCTGGCTGGGCGAACCAACGGCCGTCAGCCGAGCAGAATTCGCTCCTCCGGAACGGTGA
- a CDS encoding TrkH family potassium uptake protein, with the protein MAERDGQPPDRSAISRPRRPIPRVVTQSQRPPRLSQAERSLGLIAGLGLIVLVGTFFLWLPISAANEPLALNEAFFTAVSAVATTGLSIITPGLDLSIFGQIVLMVLMQLGGLGFMIAAVTVFRLVGKPVTFAERLTLRDSLGLISSGQILKLSTLILIAVVVIELIGAFVLWLAWWPIYGVGPAAYYAVFHSVSAFTNASFDLFSGSPTAAAGFPTDTVTLLTLSALIFLGGIGIPVISDLLRYRRTRRLSLHTRITLTTAAVLIVAGTLLFFLMEYRYRNVFASESVPRLLLLSFFHSVASRTSGFVVSANFSQLEPGNGFLLMILMFIGASPASTGGGITTSTFAILVLALWNFARGRSAIVVGRRALPMELLFKATAILTAASAAIIVVTWLLLYTQENVTLIAALIEAISAFATCGFSLGLTPRLDLFGQLLIAGLMFFGRVGTLTIIVALARPLVPAAVTVPEERILLG; encoded by the coding sequence ATGGCTGAACGTGATGGCCAGCCGCCCGACAGGTCGGCGATTTCGCGCCCGCGGCGGCCGATCCCGCGCGTCGTTACCCAGTCGCAACGACCGCCGCGGCTGAGCCAGGCTGAGCGGAGTTTGGGGCTGATTGCGGGCCTGGGGCTGATCGTCCTGGTCGGCACGTTTTTCCTGTGGCTGCCGATCAGCGCGGCCAATGAGCCATTGGCCTTGAACGAGGCCTTTTTTACGGCGGTGTCGGCCGTGGCCACGACCGGCCTGTCGATCATCACCCCCGGCCTCGATCTATCTATCTTCGGTCAAATCGTTCTCATGGTGCTCATGCAACTGGGCGGCCTGGGCTTCATGATCGCCGCCGTCACCGTCTTTCGTCTGGTGGGCAAGCCGGTGACATTCGCCGAAAGATTGACGCTGCGCGATTCGCTGGGTCTCATCTCATCCGGCCAGATTCTGAAACTCAGCACGCTCATTTTAATCGCCGTTGTCGTCATCGAGCTGATCGGCGCGTTCGTCCTGTGGCTGGCCTGGTGGCCCATCTACGGCGTCGGGCCGGCGGCCTACTATGCCGTCTTCCATTCGGTATCGGCCTTCACCAATGCCAGTTTCGATCTGTTCTCCGGATCGCCCACGGCGGCGGCCGGCTTTCCAACCGATACGGTGACCCTGCTGACCCTGTCGGCTCTGATCTTCCTGGGCGGAATCGGCATCCCGGTCATCAGCGATCTGTTGCGCTATCGACGGACGCGCCGGCTGTCGCTGCATACGCGGATCACCTTGACGACGGCCGCCGTGCTCATCGTGGCCGGCACGCTGCTGTTTTTTCTGATGGAGTATCGCTATCGTAACGTCTTCGCCAGCGAGAGCGTGCCGCGTTTGCTCCTTCTGTCTTTCTTCCACTCCGTCGCCAGCCGTACCAGCGGCTTTGTGGTTTCGGCCAATTTTAGCCAGTTGGAGCCGGGCAACGGTTTTCTGCTGATGATCCTGATGTTCATCGGCGCGTCGCCGGCTTCCACGGGCGGCGGCATCACCACCAGCACCTTCGCCATCCTGGTGTTGGCCCTCTGGAATTTCGCGCGCGGCCGGAGCGCCATCGTCGTCGGCCGGCGGGCGCTGCCGATGGAGCTGTTATTCAAGGCCACGGCCATCTTGACGGCGGCGTCGGCGGCTATCATTGTCGTCACCTGGCTATTGCTCTATACCCAGGAAAATGTCACCTTGATCGCGGCGTTGATCGAAGCGATATCGGCCTTTGCCACCTGCGGCTTTTCGTTGGGGCTGACGCCGCGTCTGGATTTATTTGGGCAGTTGCTCATTGCCGGGCTGATGTTCTTCGGCCGCGTCGGCACGCTGACCATCATCGTTGCCCTGGCCCGGCCGCTGGTTCCGGCGGCGGTCACCGTTCCGGAGGAGCGAATTCTGCTCGGCTGA
- a CDS encoding potassium channel family protein: MARKQVRRDFIIIGLDSFGENLALALLDLGNEVLAVDRDPAVVQRLADNIQDIVALDATDDETLRALGIEAFETAVVAIGGDLAQAVLVTLALKELGVKRVVCEAQSDRDRRVLLRIGADEVVAPTIESARAIAYHLTGRAGQSAHLRFGNYLAVKWRPPRSFSGTIGELQASHADVEIVLLSGRELIINPGPAYAVTSGDELLVVGHEESIAALQASGRTDG, translated from the coding sequence ATGGCGCGAAAGCAGGTCAGGCGCGATTTCATCATCATCGGTCTGGATAGTTTCGGCGAAAATCTGGCGCTGGCGCTGCTGGATTTGGGCAATGAGGTGTTGGCCGTCGACCGCGATCCGGCCGTCGTGCAGCGGTTGGCGGATAACATTCAGGATATCGTGGCTCTCGACGCCACTGACGATGAAACGTTGCGCGCGCTGGGCATCGAGGCGTTCGAAACGGCCGTCGTCGCCATCGGCGGCGATCTGGCCCAGGCTGTCCTGGTCACCTTGGCCCTCAAGGAGTTGGGCGTGAAGCGGGTGGTGTGCGAGGCCCAGTCGGATCGCGACCGGCGCGTACTGCTGCGGATCGGTGCGGATGAAGTGGTGGCCCCGACCATCGAGTCGGCGCGCGCCATCGCCTATCATCTGACCGGCCGCGCCGGCCAGAGCGCCCACCTGCGCTTCGGCAATTATCTGGCGGTGAAATGGCGACCGCCGCGCTCGTTTTCCGGCACCATCGGGGAGTTGCAGGCGTCGCATGCCGATGTGGAAATAGTTCTGCTGAGTGGGCGCGAACTGATCATCAACCCCGGCCCGGCGTATGCCGTGACGTCCGGCGACGAACTCCTGGTTGTCGGCCACGAAGAGTCTATCGCCGCGCTACAGGCGAGCGGGCGAACTGATGGCTGA
- a CDS encoding C39 family peptidase, which produces MRRKKPLLIVGLLLAGIIAVGLAPSMLRRLPTRYAMRLPAPLQALALPADTTPILPTAVAPLAAAGLLADGLPPPAVVTAAPPPSPTPQPPAAGAVATPTIAPTMTPTVLPTPTPWPVPPAVRLSGVSHVFQEWNNCGPATMVMALTYFGRVHSQRDTAAILRPNPEDRNVTPQEMAAFVNTQDGLRATARLNGDLDLLKRLMANDIPVIIEIGFDPPGEYQWLGWYGHYLLPVAYDDAAGQIWVYDSWLGTSDVPQTNADPNGRDLSYDDLDAYWAQFNRSYVALYRPEQAELVAQLIGEATADEAMWQASLDRAQAEAQTDAGNPFYWFNLGTSYNALGQYDKAALAFDQARAIGLPWRMLWYQFGPYEAYYHAGRYDDVVLLAETTLQDRPYFEESYYYLGLAQAALGDQQAARQNLELAAAFNPNFAPAQEALTELAAPGG; this is translated from the coding sequence ATGCGAAGAAAAAAGCCGCTCCTGATCGTGGGCCTGCTGTTGGCAGGAATTATAGCTGTTGGGCTGGCCCCGTCCATGTTACGGCGGTTGCCCACGCGCTACGCCATGCGCCTGCCCGCCCCGCTGCAAGCGCTGGCGCTGCCGGCCGATACGACGCCGATCTTACCGACGGCCGTCGCGCCGCTGGCCGCCGCCGGGTTGCTGGCCGATGGGTTACCGCCGCCGGCCGTGGTCACCGCCGCCCCGCCGCCCAGCCCCACGCCCCAACCGCCGGCCGCGGGGGCCGTGGCGACGCCCACCATCGCTCCGACCATGACGCCGACCGTGCTGCCCACACCCACCCCCTGGCCCGTGCCGCCCGCCGTGCGTCTGTCCGGCGTCAGCCACGTCTTTCAGGAATGGAATAATTGCGGCCCGGCCACGATGGTCATGGCCCTGACCTACTTCGGCCGCGTCCATAGCCAGCGCGACACGGCGGCGATCCTGCGGCCCAATCCTGAAGATCGCAACGTCACCCCCCAGGAAATGGCCGCCTTCGTCAACACCCAGGACGGCCTGCGGGCCACGGCGCGGCTGAACGGCGACCTTGACCTGCTCAAGCGCCTGATGGCCAACGACATCCCGGTCATCATCGAGATCGGCTTCGACCCGCCGGGCGAATACCAATGGCTGGGCTGGTACGGCCACTACCTGCTGCCGGTGGCCTACGACGACGCCGCCGGGCAGATCTGGGTCTATGATTCGTGGCTGGGCACGAGCGATGTGCCCCAGACCAACGCCGACCCCAACGGCCGCGATTTGAGCTACGACGATCTGGATGCCTATTGGGCGCAGTTCAACCGCTCTTACGTGGCCCTCTACCGGCCGGAGCAGGCGGAACTGGTGGCGCAGTTGATCGGCGAGGCGACGGCCGACGAAGCCATGTGGCAGGCCAGCCTCGACCGCGCCCAGGCCGAGGCCCAGACCGACGCCGGCAACCCGTTCTACTGGTTCAATCTGGGCACGAGCTACAACGCCCTGGGCCAGTATGACAAGGCGGCGCTGGCCTTCGATCAGGCGCGGGCCATTGGCTTGCCCTGGCGCATGTTGTGGTATCAGTTCGGCCCCTATGAGGCGTATTACCACGCCGGCCGCTACGACGACGTGGTGTTGCTGGCCGAGACGACGCTCCAGGATCGGCCGTATTTCGAGGAATCATACTACTACCTGGGGTTGGCGCAGGCCGCCCTGGGCGATCAACAAGCCGCCCGCCAAAATCTGGAACTGGCCGCGGCCTTTAACCCCAACTTCGCCCCGGCCCAGGAGGCCCTGACGGAGTTGGCCGCGCCCGGCGGCTAA
- a CDS encoding C39 family peptidase, which yields MRKRTKTIILLVAVGQMLIILGLLALPTIVQAIPGRYRVWLQENQPALSDITEGVIDRVAPVAEALPAAQQPAADAVDIASLVAAQPVGTTGDAASDELIAVPQAATATPAIAEPTAAPTLAADTPTPAATNTPAPTPTPMPLPERVVLEGMSVVKQSFNNCGPANLTQVLNWYGSTITQEDVASYLKPNPEDRNVSPWQISDYVNEQVSGYKAITRSGGDLEMIKRFLAAGFPVVIEKGYELPDSGWWGHYLTLYGYDDELEELYSQDSYLGPFDGSGRTDAYRDFLPFWQQFNNTFYIVYRPEQEETVAALMGADMFDDLKMWQKVAAIAEEETTERPNDVFSWFNLGTALTRMGSLTGEAQYYQGGAQAFDKARELGLPPRMLWYQFEPYLAYLRTDRYQDIVDLADATLETQGGRNVEETFWYKGHALAYLGDISGAITAYQTSLSVNANFYPAQWSLDSLQGTGG from the coding sequence ATGCGTAAACGAACGAAAACAATCATCCTGCTCGTCGCTGTGGGGCAGATGCTCATCATTCTGGGGCTGCTGGCCCTCCCCACGATTGTGCAGGCCATTCCCGGCCGCTACCGGGTGTGGCTCCAGGAAAACCAGCCGGCCCTCAGCGACATCACCGAGGGAGTGATCGATCGGGTCGCCCCGGTGGCCGAAGCCCTGCCCGCGGCCCAACAGCCGGCGGCCGATGCGGTGGACATCGCCTCGCTCGTCGCCGCCCAGCCGGTGGGCACGACCGGCGACGCGGCGTCGGATGAGCTGATCGCCGTGCCGCAGGCGGCCACGGCCACCCCGGCCATCGCCGAACCGACGGCCGCGCCGACGCTGGCCGCCGACACGCCCACCCCAGCGGCCACCAACACCCCCGCCCCCACCCCGACGCCCATGCCCCTGCCCGAGCGGGTGGTGCTGGAAGGGATGAGCGTGGTCAAGCAGTCGTTCAACAATTGCGGCCCGGCCAATCTGACCCAGGTGTTGAACTGGTACGGCTCGACGATTACTCAGGAAGACGTGGCCTCCTACCTGAAGCCCAACCCGGAAGACCGCAACGTCAGCCCGTGGCAAATCTCGGATTATGTCAACGAGCAAGTGTCGGGCTATAAGGCCATCACTCGCAGCGGCGGCGATCTGGAGATGATCAAGCGCTTCCTGGCCGCCGGCTTCCCGGTGGTCATCGAGAAGGGGTACGAGTTGCCGGATTCGGGCTGGTGGGGCCATTATCTGACCCTCTATGGCTACGATGACGAGCTGGAAGAGCTGTATAGCCAGGACTCCTACCTCGGCCCGTTCGACGGCAGCGGCCGCACCGACGCCTACCGCGACTTTCTGCCCTTCTGGCAGCAGTTCAACAACACCTTCTACATCGTCTACCGGCCGGAGCAGGAAGAGACCGTGGCCGCGCTGATGGGCGCGGACATGTTCGACGACCTCAAGATGTGGCAGAAGGTGGCCGCCATCGCCGAAGAAGAGACCACCGAACGGCCGAACGATGTCTTCTCCTGGTTCAATCTGGGCACGGCCCTGACCCGCATGGGCAGCCTGACCGGCGAGGCGCAATATTACCAGGGCGGCGCGCAGGCCTTCGACAAGGCGCGCGAACTCGGCCTGCCGCCGCGCATGTTGTGGTATCAGTTCGAGCCGTACCTGGCCTATTTGCGAACCGACCGCTACCAGGACATCGTCGATCTGGCCGACGCCACGCTGGAGACGCAGGGCGGCCGTAACGTCGAGGAGACTTTCTGGTACAAGGGACACGCCCTGGCCTATCTGGGCGACATCAGCGGGGCCATCACCGCCTATCAAACCTCGCTGTCGGTCAACGCCAATTTCTATCCGGCGCAGTGGTCGCTCGATTCATTGCAGGGCACGGGCGGCTAG